The following proteins come from a genomic window of Triticum aestivum cultivar Chinese Spring chromosome 6A, IWGSC CS RefSeq v2.1, whole genome shotgun sequence:
- the LOC123130776 gene encoding uncharacterized protein has product MATRCFFPRDAVAGRHQSKAAAEALEHLHHGGRVLSREEVGGAVRVKIVVSKRELKKMVAALGTGGEVAAAAASADRRSRQRAAGGGTDAEQRLQSLRRRSMRRAAEETRRMQASGEWEPDLQSIPEEVY; this is encoded by the coding sequence ATGGCAACCAGGTGCTTCTTCCCCAGGGACGCGGTGGCCGGGCGGCACCAGTCCAAGGCGGCCGCGGAGGCGCTCGAGCACCTGCACCACGGGGGGCGCGTCCTGTCCCGGGAGGAGGTGGGCGGCGCGGTGCGCGTCAAGATCGTGGTCAGCAAGCGCGAGCTCAAGAAGATGGTGGCCGCCCTCGGCaccggcggcgaggtggcggccgcTGCGGCGTCTGCTGATCGCCGCAGCCGccagcgcgcggcgggcggcggcacggACGCCGAGCAGAGGCTGCAGTCGCTCCGGCGGCGCAGCATGCGCAGGGCGGCGGAGGAGACGAGGCGGATGCAGGCGAGCGGGGAGTGGGAGCCCGACCTCCAGAGCATCCCCGAGGAGGTCTACTGA